The DNA sequence CCGTCGACCTGCACGACGCAGCGGATCAGCCGGACGTCGTTGCGGCTGCGCATGTTGCGGGCCTTGAGCCCGGGCAGCCAGCACTTGCGGAAGACCAGGCCGAGCAGGTTCGCCTCACGCACGTCCGGCGGCTGCTCGAACCGGCAGCGCTCGAACCGGAACAGGTACTTCAGGTCCGCGGCCCGCAGGTCCAGCGTCCCGGTGATGTAGGCGTCCTCGACGTAGACGGTCGGCGCGTTCGTGGCCTGCCGGCGCCAGCGCAGGAGCCCGCCGTTGCCGGGTTTCAGCAGCTCGGAGGCCTTGACCTCGTAACGCTTGTCGGGGATCCCCGCGAACGGGTCCAACGGCGGCAGCACGCCTTCGGTCGACATGGCGGATCTCCCCTCACCCCGCCATCACGGTAGCGAAAACGCGACGGAAACGGTGCCGGAACACCGTTTCCGCCGCGAGATCCTCAGGCGTTGGGGTTGAGCACACGCGCGAGGAACGACTTGGTCCGTTCCTCCCGCGGCTCCCCGATGACCTGGTCGGGCGGGCCCTCTTCGACGACGACGCCGCCGTCCATGAACAGGACCTTGTCCGCCACCTCGCGCGCGAACTGCATCTCGTGCGTGACGACGACCATGGTCATGCCGTCCTTGGCGAGCTGCTTCATCACGCCCAGGACGTCGCCGACGAGCTCCGGGTCCAGCGCGGACGTCGGCTCGTCGAACAGCATCAGCTTCGGCTTCATCGCGAGCGCCCGGGCGATCGCGACGCGCTGCTGCTGCCCACCGGACAGCTGCGCCGGGTAGTTCTTCGCCTTGTCACCGAGGCCGACGCGGTCCAGCAGCTCCAACGCGCGTTGCCGCACCTGGGCCTTCGGCTCGCGGCGCACCTGGATCGGCGCCTCCATCACGTTTTCCAGCGCGGTCATGTGCGGGAAGAGGTTGAACCGCTGGAACACCATGCCGATGTCCTTGCGCTGGAACGCGACCTCGCTCTCCCGCAGCTCGTGCAGCTTGTCGCCGCGCTCCCGGTAGCCGACGAGCACGCCGTCGACGTAGAGCCGGCCGGCGTCGATCTTCTCGAGGTGGTTGATGCAGCGCAGCAGCGTCGACTTGCCCGAGCCGGACGGCCCGATCAAGCAGAGCACCTCACGCTCCTGCACCTCGAGGTCGATGCCCTTGAGGACGTCGACGGTGCCGAAGCTCTTGCGGATCTTCTGCGCGGAGACCACGGGGGTCATGTGACGTTCCCTCCACCCCGGCTGAACAACTTCGATCGCCAGGCGGGCCGCTGCGCCACGCCACGCGAAGTGCCGCGCGAGAACCGCTTCTCGATCTGCATCTGCACCAATGTCAGCACGGACGTCATGAACAGGTACCAGAGCGCGGCGACGATCAGCAGCGGCACGGTCTTCAGGTTCTGCGAGTAGATGGTCTGGGCCGCGACCATCAGCTCGAAGTACCCGATCGCGACGACCAGTGACGTCGTCTTGAGCATGGAGATCGTCTCGTTGCCGGTCGGCGGGATGATCACCCGCATGGCTTGCGGGAGGATGATCCGCCGCAACGTCTTGGTGCGGCTCATACCGAGCGCGCCCGCCGCTTCCAGCTGGCCGTCGTCGACCGATTGGATGCCGCCACGCACGATCTCCGCCATGTACGCGGCTTCGTTGAGGCCGAGGCCCAGCAGTGACGCCGTGAACTGCGTGATCAGCAGGTTCGTGTCCCAGCTGACGAACGTCGGTCCGAACGGGATGCCGAGCCCGATCCGGGAGTACGCGAGGCCGAGGAAGTTCCAGATGATCAGCTGGGTGATCAGCGGCGTGCCGCGGAACAACCAGATGTACACGGCCGCGGCCCCCGACGTGAGCGGGTTCGGCGACAGCCGCATGACGGCCAGCAGGATCCCGCCGACGATCCCGATGACCATCGAGATCACCGTCAGGATCAACGTGTTCTGCAGGCCACGCAGGATCCGGTCGTCGAACAGGTAGTCACCGACGACCGGCCATTGCAGGGCGTCGTTCGTGATCACGCTGCGCGCCACGATGAACGCGACGAACAGGATGATCACCCCGGCCACCCAGCGCCCGTAGTGGCGCACCGGGACGGCCTTGATGGACTCGACGTCGGCCGGCGCCTCGCTCGGAGGCGCTTCGGAAGAACTGGACACGCGAACTACGTCCTAACTCAGCTGGCCGGGTTGATCTCCGACTTGGTGACCGCACCGGCCGAGGACAGACCCCACTTGTCGAGGATCTTCTTGTAAGCCCCGCTGTCGATGAGCTTCTGGACGGCGCCCTGGACGGCCTTGCCGTAGTCGCCGCTGTTCTTGGCGAGCACGATGCCGTACGGCGCGGTGTCGTAGGGCTCGCCGACGACCTCGAGCGCGTCGTTCGTCTGCTTCACCGCGTAGTCGATGACCGGCGAGTCGGCCAGCTCGGCCTGCACGCGCTTCGCGGTGAGGGCGAGGTTGACGTCGGTCTGGGCCTGCAGCTGCGTGACCTCGATGGCCGGCTTCCCGCCACCAGTGCAGGCGGCGTTCTTCTTGTCGAGGTCCTCGACCTGCGTGGTGCCCTTCTGCACGGCGACCTTCTTGCCGCAGAGGTCGTCGACCTTGATGCCGTCCGGGTTGCCCTTCAGCACGCCCAGCGAGGTGCCGGCCTTGTAGTACGAAATCATGTCGACCGTCTGCAGCCGCTCGCTCGTGATGCTGAACGACGACATCGCCAGCTCGTACTTCTTCGAGCCGATGCCGGGAATGATGCCGTCGAACGAAGCGTTCTGGAACTCCATCTGCACGCCGAGCACCTGGCCGATGGCGGTGCCGAGGTCGACGTCGAAGCCGGCCGCCTTGCCGTTGTCCTGGAACTCGTTGGGCGGGTAGCTCTGGTCCTGGCCGACGAGGATCTTGCCGTCGGTCTTGACGTCGGCGGGCACGAGCGCGGCGAGCGCGTCGTCCTTCGCGACCGTGCCGGCGTCACCCGAACCAGTGCCCGCCGGAGCGGCACTGCTCGAGCCGACGTCGCCGGCACCGCTACCACCCGCGCCACAGGCCATGGTCAGTCCGACCAGGGCGAATGCCGGCAACAGGGCGAGCGCCTTGAGTTGGGGTCCTCGGGCCACGTCGTCACTCCTCGTAGTTCTCAGTTCGTGAGAGCACGCATATTGCCACTCATCCATACCAAAGCACAGCACTGTCGAGTTACAGCGACGTTTCGCACCGCGCCCACCAGCGTGGGAGTGTCGCGCGTTGGTGGGCACGTAGGTGAGGATGTCGTTCATGAACGCGATCCCGCCCCGGCTGCCCCCCTCCGGTCGACGCGCGAGGAAGGCGACGACCCGCCGGATCACCCGGCCGGGTGCCCGGTTCGACGGCTACCTCTCCCCGGAACGCCCGCACGCGGACGCCTACGACGAGATGTTCGCCGACGACGGCACGGTCCGCGGCCCGTACCGGGCGCTCTACGAGTCGATCGCGGCGCTCGACGCGCACGACCTCAACTCGCGGTCGCTCGCGCTGGACCGGGCGATGGTCGACCAGGGCATCACGTTCTCGCTGTCCGGCCAGGAGCGGCCGTTCCCGCTGGACCTGGTGCCGCGGGTGATCCAGGCGGCCGAGTGGTCGAAGCTCGAACGCGGGGTGGCGCAGCGGGTCCGCGCGCTCGAAGCGTTCCTCGCCGACATCTACGGCGATCGCCAGATCCTGCGGGACGGGGTCTTCCCGCGGCGGCTGATCACGTCGTGTGAGCACTTCCAGCGTGAGGCGTACGGCATCAACCCGCCGAACGGCGTGCGCATCCACGTGTCCGGTGTGGACCTGGTGCGCGACGAGGAGGGCACCTTCCGGGTTTTGGAGGACAACCTCCGCAACCCGTCCGGGGTGTCGTACGTGATGGAGAACCGGCGGACGATGGCGCGGGTCTTCCCCGACCTGTTCGCCCAGCACCGGGTGCGCCCGGTCGGCGACTACGCGGCGCACCTGCTGCGGGCCCTGCGCGCGGCGGCCGCGGCGAACGTCGCCGACCCGATGGTCGTGGTGCTCACCCCCGGCGTCCACAACTCGGCGTACTTCGAGCACTCGCTGCTGGCGCGGCTGATGGGTGTCGAACTCGTCGAAGGCCGCGACATGTTCTGCCGTGACAACGTCGTCTACCTGCGGACCACCGAGGGCGAACGCCCGGTCGACGTCATCTACCGGCGGATCGACGACGAGTTCCTCGACCCGGTGCACTACCGGCCGGACTCGGTGCTCGGCATCGCCGGCGTGCTCAACGCGGCGCGCGCGGGCAACGTCGTCGTCGCGAACGCCATCGGCAACGGCGTCGGGGACGACAAGCTCGTCTACACCTACGTGCCGGAGATGGTGCGGTACTACCTCGGCGAGAAGCCGCTGCTGCCCAATGTGGACACCTACCGCTGCTGGCTGCCGGACGAGTTCGACTACGTGATGTCGCACCTCGACGAGCTGGTCGTCAAGCCGGTCGAAGGCTCCGGCGGTTACGGCATCGTCTTCGGGCCGGAGGCGACACCGGCGGAGCTGACGGCGCTGCGGCGGAAGGTGCGGGCGAACCGGCGCGGCTGGATCGCGCAGCCGGTGGTGCAGCTCTCGACCGTGCCGTCGAAGGTGGAGGACCGGCTGGCACCACGGCACGTCGACCTGCGCCCGTTCGCCGTCAACGACGGCAAGGACATCTTCGTGCTGCCCGGCGGGCTGACCCGGGTGGCACTGCCGGAAGGCAGCCTGGTCGTCAACTCGTCGCAGGGCGGCGGCTCGAAGGACACGTGGGTGCTGGCCTCCCGGACGTCCACCGCCGAACGCGAGCTGGAACAGCCGGCACTGGGCGCGGTGTCCACTGTGGACGGAATGATCGCGGAGCAGGGTCCCGAGCTGTCTCTGTCACAGCAGCAACAACAGCAGCAACAGCAGAGCTAGGGGGTTCGAAATGCTGGCACGCAACGCGGAGTCGCTGTACTGGATCGGCCGGTACGTCGAACGCGCCGACGACACCTCCCGGATCCTCAACGTCTCGGTCCACCAGCTGCTGGAGGACGCGAGTGTCGACCCGGACCACGCGAGCCGTCAGCTGCTCGCCGTCCTGGGCATCGAGTCGGAGGGCACCGAGTCCCTCGACGTGTGGAAGCTGACCGAGCTGGTGGCGTACGCGAAGGACAACCCGGCGTCGATCGTCGGCTCGATCAACTCGGCGCGCGAGAACACCCGCGGCGCCCGTGAGGTCGTCTCGACCGAGCTGTGGGAATGCCTGAACGCGACGTGGAACGCGGTGCCGGACCGCCAGCGGTACGCCCGGCGCGCCGGGCCGCACGCGTTCCTGTCGTTCGTGGAGGAGCGCGCGGCGATGTTCGCCGGCCTCGCCGACTCGACGATGAGCCGCGACGACGGCTGGCTGTTCATGGTGCTCGGCCGGTCGATCGAACGCGCGGACATGGTCGTGCGGCTGCTGCTGTCCCGGGTCGTCGCGGACCGCGCGTCGTCCCCGGGCTGGATCACCGTGCTCCGCTCGGCCGGCGCGCAGGACACCTACCTGCGCACCTACCGCGGCGCGCTCGACGCGGGCCGCGTCGTCCAGTTCCTGTTGCGGGACACACTGTTCCCGCGTTCGGTGTTCCACGCGTTGCGGCAGGCGGAGGAGTGCCTGCAGCGGCTCGACCCCGGCGGCGCGTCCCGCAACAACGAGAAGTCCGAGGCGCTGCGCGAACTCGGCCGGGCCCGCAGCGAGCTGGAGTTCCTGCGCCCGTCGGACCTGCTGACCGACCTGCCGCGGCGGCTCGGGACGCTGCAGACGTCGATCAAGGAGATCGGCGAAGCCGTGTCGATGCAGTACTTCAGCACGTCGCCGTGGGTGGCGTGGAGCGGTGCGGAGGTTTCGCTGTGACCTGGCAGCTTCGGGTGGCCCACCGGACGGGGTACCGGTATGCGACGCCGGCCACGCAGTCGTACAACGAGGCGCGGCTGACCCCGCGCTCGGACCGCCGTCAGACGACGGTGGCGACGCGCATCGAGACGACACCGGCGACCCGCGCGTACCGCTACACCGACTACTGGGGCACGGTCGTGACGTCGTTCGACCTCCACGCGCCGCACACGGAGTTCACCGTGCTGGCGACGTCGGTGGTCGAGACGGCGGACGAGGCCGAGCCGATCCGCACGGCGTCGTGGAAGGACCTCCGCAGCGACACGGTGGTCGACCACCGCACGGAGTACCTGACGCCGACCGACTACACCCCGCGCGACCTCGCGCTGGCCCGCGAGGCCCGCGCACTGCGGACCGGTCTCGACCCGGCGGACGCGACGCTGGCCGTGTGCGAGTGGGTCCACAAGCAGCTGAAGTACCAGCCGGGCACCACGGGCGTGCACTCGACGGCGACCGACGCGTGGAACGCGCGTGAAGGCGTGTGCCAGGACTTCGCGCACGTGACGCTGGTGATGCTGCGCGCGATCGGCGTCCCGGCGCGGTACGTCTCGGGCTACCTGCACACGAAACGCGACGCGAAGCTGGGCGAAGTGGTGGCCGGCGAGTCCCACGCCTGGGTCGACGTCTGGACGGGCGGCTGGTGGGCGTACGACCCGACGAACGCGATCCCGGTCGGCCCGCGGCACGTGTGGGTGGCGACCGGGCGGGACTACGCGGACGTGGCGCCGTTGAAGGGGATCTTCACCGGGGGTGGGCAGTCCACTTTGGACGTCTCAGTCCACCTCACCCGGCTGGCCTAGGCGGTTTCGGGCTCGGCTCGCGATCCTCGCCCGTCGAGCAAGGCGCGCAGGTGGTCGATGGTCGCGCGGACTTCGGTTTCCCACTGCCGCGCGTCCTCGTCCCCGCTCTTGGCGGCGTCGAGCTGGGCGAGCACCCAGGTCCGGATCAACGCGGTCGGCTGCACGTTCCGGGCCACGGCGAGCTGCCGCAGCTCCTCGATCCGGTCGACGGGAATGCGCACGCTGTAGACGGCGGTGGGATTCTTGGACGGCCGCTGATGCCGCACCCAGTTGACCTCGGCGTCAGCGTCCGGATCGGCCTCCGCGGCCTCAGCCACGCGAGCGACAAGTTCTTCGTCCGTGATCACGGAACCTCCCAAAGTCCTTGATAAACCTGCCGGACTCGCTTGTCCGCGGGCCAAGCCGTCGCAACCTGCCAAACGCCGTCCGGCGGATGCCGGTCCGGTAGCAGGACAACTGTCAGCAAGCGCCCCATCCCGGTTGAATGGCCGACCACCCGGATCGACTCGCCGGTTCTCGACGAGGGGTCGCGACCGACCAACCGGCGGGGATCCAGCGCAGCCTCCACCGCGTGCTCCGGTTCGATGTCCATGGCACCTCGATAACGCAGTGACCGGCGCAGATGCGTCGGGTCGAGTACTCGCACCTCCTCGAAGAGCAGGAGCTCCAGAGGGATTCCATCGTAAAACTCGCCTCTCACTCCAGTAACGTATTACACCGTAATACGCAAACCCGATCGGGGCAACACCAAAGCCGGCGCGCTCCAAGGTCGGAACGCGCCGACTCGAAGAGGTCAGCCGCGGGCGTGGGCGTCCAGGATGTGCGCGACGGCCTCCGTGACCTGCTGCGCGTACTCCAGGTGCAGCCACTCGTCCGGCACGTGGATGTTCGAATCCGACCCGCACGCGCCGGTGACCAGGAACTGCGCCCCCGGGTACTTGCGCGAGAGCAGGCCCATGAACGGGATCGAGCCGCCCATGCCGGTCGCGCGGTGCGGCTGGCCGAAGACGCCGTCGCTGACCGTCTGCAGGGCCGCCGTCAGCCACGGCGCCTCCGACGGCGCGTTCCAGCCGTCTTCCGACTGCGTGTTGTCGCCGAAGGTCACCTTCGCGCCGTACGGGACGTCCGTGGTCAGGGTCCGCTTCACGGCTTCGAGCGCCTTCGCGGCGTCGACCGTCGGCGGGAGTCGGAAGCTCAGTGTCAACGTCGTGCTCTCGCGGAGCACGTTGCCCGCGTCGGCCGGCTTCGGGAAGCCGTCGGCGCCGATGATCGACAGGGTCGGCCGCCACGCGTTGTTGAGCATCAGCTCGAGCGCGTCCTCGGTGATCACGCGACCACCTTCGACCAGCGGGAACGCCTTCGACAGCGCCTCCGGAAAGTCCTTCGAGACAGCCTCCAGCTCGGCCAGCCGGTCCGCCGGGACGTCGACCTTCAGCTCGTCGAGCAGCAGCTCGCCGGTCGCGCTGTCCTCGAGCCGCTCGATGAGGCTTCGCAGGATGCGGAACGAGCTCGCGACGACGCCCGAGGCGACGCCGGAGTGCTGCGCCGAGCCCAGCAGCTGCACGTTGACGTCCAGGTGCAGCATCCCGCGCAGGCTCGTGACCAGCCACAACCGCTCGTAGTCGCTGCCGCCGGCGTCGAGGCAGACGACCAGCGAGACCTCGCCGATCCGGTCGGCCAGGTGCTCGACGTAGGCGGGCAGGTCGGGGCTGCCGGACTCCTCGCCGGTCTCCAGCAGCACGACGATGCGCGCGTGCTCACCGCCGGCGGCGTGCACGGCCTCGATCGACGTCGTCGCCGCGTAGCCGGAGTAGCCGTCGTCGACGGAGCCGCGGCCGTACAGCCGGCCGTCGCGGATCACCGGCGTCCACGGGTCGAGGCCCTCGGACCAGCCGCCCACCGGGGGCTGCTTGTCCAGGTGGCCGTACATCAGGACGGTGCCCTCGGCCGCCGCGCCCGGGGTCGCCGGGACGTCGACGAGCAGCAAGGGGGTCCGGTCCGGCAGCTCGACGACGTCGAGGGTCGCGCCGGGCAGGTCGCGCGCGGCGATCCACGCGCGGACGTGCTCGACGGCGGCGGCCAGGTGCCCGGTCTTCGCCCAGTCGGCGTCGAACGCCGGGGACAACGCGGGGATGGCCACCAGCCCGGACAGGCTCGGGATGACGTCGTCGGTCCAGCCGGACACGACGGATTCACGCACGGTTTTCGGCTCCACAACGTCCATCGTGCCACGCGGGTTCGGGCGTGCGGCACATCACAAGGTCGTCTCCGGAGGGCGCAGGCGCGCACACGCACAGGTACGCACCCAAGCGTGCGAGCCTGGTGAACGCGCGGACCGGCGCCATACTCTCGTAGGTCCAATGCTCGGGCTTCCTAGCGTTTTGCCTGTTCAGAGCCCGTTTCTCAGCAACAAATCAGCAACCGCGTCTGACCAAGACGTGGACCTTCGTGCCAGGATGTCGGCGTGAACCGTCAACGCCGACGGTGACCGAGCGCTTCGGAGACCCGAAACGCTGGTCGCCGCCGGTGCAGTCGCTGTGGTCGCCACAAGCGGCCGCCAGAGGCACCGACACCGAGGAGCAACGCCCATGCCGTCCGAACAGTGGACGCACCCGGAGCCAGGAGATGGGCCGGCCGCCGTCGCGGCCCAGCCGTCCCCCGAGCAGGTGATCGCCGGATTGCGAGCGACCAGCGAAGGTGGCGCTGAGCTGACTCAGCTGCTCACCCCCGAAGGCGAACGGGTCCCGTCGCCGCAGTTCGACAAGTACGTCGACGACGTCGACGACGAAGCCCTGCGCAACCTGTACCGCGACATGGTGCTCGTCCGCCGCGCGGACCGTGAAGCCAACGCGATGCAGCGCCAGGGCCAGCTCGGTATCTGGGTCCCGCTGCTCGGCCAGGAGGCCGCGCAGATCGGGTCGGGCCGCGCGCTGAAGAAGAACGACATGGCGTTCCCCAGCTACCGCGAGCACGGCGTCGCGTACGCGCGCGGGGTCGACATGAAGGACCTGCTGGGCATCTTCCGCTGCACCGACCACAGCGGCTGGGACTACAAGGAGCACGGCTTCCACCCGTACTGCATCGTCATCGGCAACCAGGTGCTCAACGCCGCCGGCTACGCGATGGGGCAGCGGTTCGAGGGCAGAGTAGGAAACACCGACGGTGACGGCTCTCCTTCTGACACTGACGAAGCCACGATCTGCTACTTCGGTGACGGCGCGACCTCGCAGGGCGACGTCCACGAGGGCTTCGTCTGGGCCGCGGTCTACGACGCGCCGCTGGTGTTCTTCTGCCAGAACAACCAGTGGGCGATCTCCGAGCCGACCGAGCGCCAGTCGCGCCTGCCGCTCTACCAGCGCGCCCGCGGTTACGGCTTCCCCGGCATCCGCGTCGACGGCAACGACGTCCTGGCCTGCCTCGCGGTGTCCCGCTGGGCGCTCGACGAGTGCCGCCACGGCAACGGTCCCGTCCTGATCGAGGCGTTCACCTACCGGATGGACGCGCACACGACGACCGACGACCCGTCGCGCTACCGGCTGTCCGACGAGCTCGAAGAGTGGAAGCTCAAGGACCCGATCGAGCGCGTCCGGGCGTTCCTGGCCCGCAAGGGCGGCGCCGACCACGACTTCTTCGAACAGGTCCAGGCCGAGGCCGACGCCTTCGCCGCCGACCTGCGCGAGTACACGTTCAACATGCCGGAGCCGCCGCCGGAGCGGATCTTCAGCAACGTCTACGCCGAGGGCAACCCGGTGCTGGACGCGCAGCGCGAAGAGTTCCTGTCCTACCTCGACGGCTTCGCAGCGGCGGGTGAGCACTGATGACCGACCTCCAGAAACTCACCATCGGCAAGGCGCTCAACCTCGGCCTGCGCCGGGCGATGGAAGAGAACCCCAAGGTCCTGATCATGGGCGAGGACGTCGGCAAGCTCGGCGGCGTCTTCCGGATCACCGACGGCCTGCAGAAGGACTTCGGCGAGCAGCGCGTGCTGGACACGCCGCTGTCCGAGTCCGGCATCATCGGCACCGCGGTCGGCCTGGCCGTGCGCGGCTTCCGGCCGGTGTGCGAGATCCAGTTCGAGGGTTTCATCTTCCCCGGGTTCGACCAGATCTCGTCCCAGCTGGCGAAGCTGCACTACCGCACGCAGGGCAAGATCAAGATGCCCGTCGTGATCCGGGTGCCCTTCGGCGGCGGGATCGGCGCGGTCGAGCACCACTCGGAGTCCCCGGAGTCGCTGTTCGCGCACATCCCGGGCCTGAAGGTCGTCTCGATCTCGAACGCCGTCGACGCCTACTGGGGCATCCAGGAAGCGATCAAGTCGGACGACCCGATCCTGTTCTTCGAGCCCAAGCGGCTCTACCACTCGGGTGCGCTGCGCGCGGAGATCGACGTCGCCGGCACGCCGTCGCCGGTGTTCTCCTCGCAGGTCGTGCGCGAGGGCACGACGGCGACGGTCGTCGCGTACGGCCCGACCGTGAAGGTCGCCCTCGACGCGGCCGCCGCGGCCGAAGACGAGGGCAAGTCCCTCGAGGTCATCGACCTGCGCACGCTCTCGCCGCTGGACCTCGGCCCGGTGTTCGAGTCGGTGCGCAAGACCGGCCGGCTGATCGCGCTGTCCGAGGCGCCGTCCGAGTCGTCGCTGACGTCGGAGATCGCCGCGCGCGTCCAGCAGGAGTGCTTCTACTCGCTGGAGGCGCCCGTCCTCCGGGTGACCGGGTTCGACACGCCGTACCCGCCGGCCAAGCTCGAGGAGCACTACCTCCCCGACCTGGACCGGGTGCTGCACACCATCGACCGCTCGCTCGCCTGGTAAGGGGGACTTCCGCGTCATGCCAACGTTCAAGCAGTTCCCCCTGGCCGACACGGCCGAGGGGCTGACCGAAGCCGACATCCTGAGCTGGCACGTGAAGCCGGGCGACACGGTGACGGTCAACCAGATCGTCGTCGAGATCGAGACCGCGAAGGCCGCCGTCGAGTTGCCGATCCCGTGGGCCGGTGTCGTCACCGAGCTGCACGTCGAGCCGGGCCAGACGGTGGAGGTCGGCACGCCGATCCTCACCATCGACGTCGACCCGGGCGGAGCGGCGGCTCCGGCTCCTGCCGCGGCTGCTCCTGCTGCGGCTCCGGTCGAGGAAGAGGAGATGAAGCCGCTGGTCGGCTACGGCTCCAAGGCCGTCGTCACGCAGCGGCGGGCCCGGAAGGGTTCGGCGCCCGCTCCCGCTGTTGCTGTCGCCGCTCCCGCTCCCGCGCCTGTTGCTCCCGCAGCCCCCGCGCCTGCTCCGCGCGGGGGTTACGTCCCGCTGGCCAAGCCGCCGGTGCGGAAGCTGGCCAAGGAGCTGGGCGTCGACCTGCACGCGCTGACCGGCACCGCCGACGGCGGCGTCATCACGCGCGACGACGTCCACAAGGCGGCCAACGGCTCGGCACCGGCCGCAGCGCCGTCCACTGTGGACACCAGTTACGACCCGGCCACCCGCGAGCGGCGCGTGCCGATCAAGGGCGTCCGCAAGATGACCGCGGCCGCGATGGTGCAGAGCGCGTACACCGCTCCGCACGTCACGGAGTTCCTGACCATCGACGTCACGC is a window from the Amycolatopsis sp. NBC_00355 genome containing:
- the pdhA gene encoding pyruvate dehydrogenase (acetyl-transferring) E1 component subunit alpha, whose amino-acid sequence is MPSEQWTHPEPGDGPAAVAAQPSPEQVIAGLRATSEGGAELTQLLTPEGERVPSPQFDKYVDDVDDEALRNLYRDMVLVRRADREANAMQRQGQLGIWVPLLGQEAAQIGSGRALKKNDMAFPSYREHGVAYARGVDMKDLLGIFRCTDHSGWDYKEHGFHPYCIVIGNQVLNAAGYAMGQRFEGRVGNTDGDGSPSDTDEATICYFGDGATSQGDVHEGFVWAAVYDAPLVFFCQNNQWAISEPTERQSRLPLYQRARGYGFPGIRVDGNDVLACLAVSRWALDECRHGNGPVLIEAFTYRMDAHTTTDDPSRYRLSDELEEWKLKDPIERVRAFLARKGGADHDFFEQVQAEADAFAADLREYTFNMPEPPPERIFSNVYAEGNPVLDAQREEFLSYLDGFAAAGEH
- a CDS encoding ABC transporter substrate-binding protein, which gives rise to MARGPQLKALALLPAFALVGLTMACGAGGSGAGDVGSSSAAPAGTGSGDAGTVAKDDALAALVPADVKTDGKILVGQDQSYPPNEFQDNGKAAGFDVDLGTAIGQVLGVQMEFQNASFDGIIPGIGSKKYELAMSSFSITSERLQTVDMISYYKAGTSLGVLKGNPDGIKVDDLCGKKVAVQKGTTQVEDLDKKNAACTGGGKPAIEVTQLQAQTDVNLALTAKRVQAELADSPVIDYAVKQTNDALEVVGEPYDTAPYGIVLAKNSGDYGKAVQGAVQKLIDSGAYKKILDKWGLSSAGAVTKSEINPAS
- a CDS encoding alpha-E domain-containing protein, whose product is MLARNAESLYWIGRYVERADDTSRILNVSVHQLLEDASVDPDHASRQLLAVLGIESEGTESLDVWKLTELVAYAKDNPASIVGSINSARENTRGAREVVSTELWECLNATWNAVPDRQRYARRAGPHAFLSFVEERAAMFAGLADSTMSRDDGWLFMVLGRSIERADMVVRLLLSRVVADRASSPGWITVLRSAGAQDTYLRTYRGALDAGRVVQFLLRDTLFPRSVFHALRQAEECLQRLDPGGASRNNEKSEALRELGRARSELEFLRPSDLLTDLPRRLGTLQTSIKEIGEAVSMQYFSTSPWVAWSGAEVSL
- a CDS encoding amino acid ABC transporter permease, giving the protein MSSSSEAPPSEAPADVESIKAVPVRHYGRWVAGVIILFVAFIVARSVITNDALQWPVVGDYLFDDRILRGLQNTLILTVISMVIGIVGGILLAVMRLSPNPLTSGAAAVYIWLFRGTPLITQLIIWNFLGLAYSRIGLGIPFGPTFVSWDTNLLITQFTASLLGLGLNEAAYMAEIVRGGIQSVDDGQLEAAGALGMSRTKTLRRIILPQAMRVIIPPTGNETISMLKTTSLVVAIGYFELMVAAQTIYSQNLKTVPLLIVAALWYLFMTSVLTLVQMQIEKRFSRGTSRGVAQRPAWRSKLFSRGGGNVT
- a CDS encoding transglutaminase family protein, whose translation is MTWQLRVAHRTGYRYATPATQSYNEARLTPRSDRRQTTVATRIETTPATRAYRYTDYWGTVVTSFDLHAPHTEFTVLATSVVETADEAEPIRTASWKDLRSDTVVDHRTEYLTPTDYTPRDLALAREARALRTGLDPADATLAVCEWVHKQLKYQPGTTGVHSTATDAWNAREGVCQDFAHVTLVMLRAIGVPARYVSGYLHTKRDAKLGEVVAGESHAWVDVWTGGWWAYDPTNAIPVGPRHVWVATGRDYADVAPLKGIFTGGGQSTLDVSVHLTRLA
- a CDS encoding circularly permuted type 2 ATP-grasp protein, with amino-acid sequence MSFMNAIPPRLPPSGRRARKATTRRITRPGARFDGYLSPERPHADAYDEMFADDGTVRGPYRALYESIAALDAHDLNSRSLALDRAMVDQGITFSLSGQERPFPLDLVPRVIQAAEWSKLERGVAQRVRALEAFLADIYGDRQILRDGVFPRRLITSCEHFQREAYGINPPNGVRIHVSGVDLVRDEEGTFRVLEDNLRNPSGVSYVMENRRTMARVFPDLFAQHRVRPVGDYAAHLLRALRAAAAANVADPMVVVLTPGVHNSAYFEHSLLARLMGVELVEGRDMFCRDNVVYLRTTEGERPVDVIYRRIDDEFLDPVHYRPDSVLGIAGVLNAARAGNVVVANAIGNGVGDDKLVYTYVPEMVRYYLGEKPLLPNVDTYRCWLPDEFDYVMSHLDELVVKPVEGSGGYGIVFGPEATPAELTALRRKVRANRRGWIAQPVVQLSTVPSKVEDRLAPRHVDLRPFAVNDGKDIFVLPGGLTRVALPEGSLVVNSSQGGGSKDTWVLASRTSTAERELEQPALGAVSTVDGMIAEQGPELSLSQQQQQQQQQS
- a CDS encoding M20/M25/M40 family metallo-hydrolase; this encodes MEPKTVRESVVSGWTDDVIPSLSGLVAIPALSPAFDADWAKTGHLAAAVEHVRAWIAARDLPGATLDVVELPDRTPLLLVDVPATPGAAAEGTVLMYGHLDKQPPVGGWSEGLDPWTPVIRDGRLYGRGSVDDGYSGYAATTSIEAVHAAGGEHARIVVLLETGEESGSPDLPAYVEHLADRIGEVSLVVCLDAGGSDYERLWLVTSLRGMLHLDVNVQLLGSAQHSGVASGVVASSFRILRSLIERLEDSATGELLLDELKVDVPADRLAELEAVSKDFPEALSKAFPLVEGGRVITEDALELMLNNAWRPTLSIIGADGFPKPADAGNVLRESTTLTLSFRLPPTVDAAKALEAVKRTLTTDVPYGAKVTFGDNTQSEDGWNAPSEAPWLTAALQTVSDGVFGQPHRATGMGGSIPFMGLLSRKYPGAQFLVTGACGSDSNIHVPDEWLHLEYAQQVTEAVAHILDAHARG
- a CDS encoding amino acid ABC transporter ATP-binding protein, whose protein sequence is MTPVVSAQKIRKSFGTVDVLKGIDLEVQEREVLCLIGPSGSGKSTLLRCINHLEKIDAGRLYVDGVLVGYRERGDKLHELRESEVAFQRKDIGMVFQRFNLFPHMTALENVMEAPIQVRREPKAQVRQRALELLDRVGLGDKAKNYPAQLSGGQQQRVAIARALAMKPKLMLFDEPTSALDPELVGDVLGVMKQLAKDGMTMVVVTHEMQFAREVADKVLFMDGGVVVEEGPPDQVIGEPREERTKSFLARVLNPNA